Proteins encoded by one window of Octopus bimaculoides isolate UCB-OBI-ISO-001 chromosome 4, ASM119413v2, whole genome shotgun sequence:
- the LOC106878827 gene encoding JNK1/MAPK8-associated membrane protein, with protein sequence MALCPGLYCGKTYVNGQLSECGACPRGYQPNAVSICEMCNELPPFYDCLYLGFMALIPLILHWFFVEYKNRRSRISWTLIPLHLSALFECFMSAIFTLLMFDPKGKLSIWSCPVKRLSDWYTLWYNPSTNYVDTVYCTQEIVYPLYTIVIIYYAFALGLMLLIRPLLSYNCVNKKGTTSIYAALYFFPLLICLQAVFGGLLYYAYPYILIVLSLATHATHLAHCEEQTVLGLLKENFTKLNNLVIIIGHWLLHAYGIIAITQLKKPEIHASCLILTILPTLFYIVTSKFSDPVFINQTFSI encoded by the exons ATGGCCCTATGTCCTGGTTTATACTGTGGGAAAACCTACGTAAATGGTCAACTTAGTGAGTGTGGG GCTTGTCCCCGTGGTTACCAGCCCAATGCAGTATCCATATGTGAAATGTGTAATGAGCTCCCTCCATTCTATGACTGTCTGTATTTAGGATTCATGGCCCTCATACCTTTGATTCTCCATTGGTTTTTTGTAGAATATAAGAATCGCAGATCCAG aATATCATGGACACTAATACCACTGCATCTGTCTGCGCTCTTTGAATGCTTCATGTCTGCAATATTTACTTTACTTATGTTCGATCCTAAAGGGAAACTATCAATCTGGTCATGTCCAGTAAAGCGTCTCTCAGACTGGTATACTCTCTGGTACAACCCATCAACAAATTATGTAGACACTGTTTATTGTACTCAAGAAATTGTATATCCATT GTACACAATAGTTATCATCTATTATGCATTTGCACTGGGCCTGATGCTGCTTATCCGACCTTTGCTCTCCTACAACTGTGTCAACAAAAAAGGAACCACATCAATTTATGCTGCTCTCTATTTCTTCCCACTATTAATATGCTTACAGGCAGTATTTGGTGGTTTGTTAT ATTATGCTTATCCATATATTTTGATAGTGTTGTCTCTAGCAACACATGCAACACACCTTGCACATTGTGAAGAGCAG acAGTTTTAGGATTACTCAAAGAGAATTTCACCAAATTGAACAATTTAGTAATAATTATTGGACATTGGCTCTTGCATGCTTATGGAATCATTGCCATTACTCAGCTGAAGAAACCAGAAATTCATGCCTCATGTTTGATCCTTACTATACTTCCAACATTGTTTTATATAGTCACATCTAAATTCTCTGATCCAGTTTTCATTAACCAAACTTTCAGCATCTAA